Proteins found in one Deinococcus fonticola genomic segment:
- the ftsH gene encoding ATP-dependent zinc metalloprotease FtsH translates to MPRPSRRPRRTSRTVQPLCSLLLGVGLLVAGSGLAQNAGGVSRGWSAYTTNRFFQDVDSGQVKNVLLDAAGNAQVTLLGGEHRVLVIPPTGATLERLRQRGVNLSITGGASPFGWVGQILPLLVTALILLLLWRSMRGAGAAGGANTFGKSKAAVISEGQIKLTFADVAGCDEAKQDLQEVVDFLRQPEKYHLLGARIPHGVLLVGPPGSGKTLLAKAVAGEAKVPYFSISGSDFVEMFVGVGAARVRDLFEQARKSAPCIVFIDEIDAVGRKRGMNLQGGNDEREQTLNQLLVEMDGFSSGQEVIILAATNRPDVLDAALLRPGRFDRQVVVDAPDVRGREQILRIHARKKPLDVSVNLETVARRTAGMVGADLENLLNEAALLAAREGRNRITGRDVDEARDRVLMGPERRSLVVKEADRKVTAYHEVGHALAAQLLPHANRVAKLTVVPRGRAAGYMLPDAEDRLHVTRPALDDMIAVALAGRAAEEVVYGEVTTGAQNDFQQATGIARRMVTEWGMSPAIGKVALASGDEGYLGGGPQQAPTSEATARVIDEQVREIVDSAYERAVQLMRQHLDDMHRIVTVLMQRETLTGEEFSTLLGGGQVAAAPA, encoded by the coding sequence ATGCCGCGCCCGTCCCGCCGCCCACGCCGCACCAGCCGCACAGTTCAGCCGCTCTGCTCGCTTCTGCTGGGGGTCGGCCTGCTGGTCGCCGGGTCGGGCCTGGCGCAGAACGCAGGAGGGGTGTCGCGGGGCTGGTCCGCCTACACCACCAACCGCTTCTTTCAGGACGTGGACAGCGGACAGGTCAAGAACGTCCTGCTGGACGCGGCCGGTAACGCGCAGGTCACCCTGCTGGGCGGCGAGCACCGCGTGCTGGTCATCCCACCGACCGGCGCGACCCTGGAGCGCCTGCGCCAGCGCGGCGTCAACCTCTCCATTACCGGCGGGGCCAGTCCGTTCGGCTGGGTGGGGCAAATTTTGCCGCTGCTGGTCACCGCCCTGATCCTGCTGCTGCTGTGGCGCAGCATGCGCGGCGCCGGCGCGGCAGGAGGGGCCAACACGTTTGGGAAGTCGAAGGCGGCGGTGATCAGCGAGGGACAGATCAAGTTGACCTTCGCGGATGTGGCGGGGTGCGACGAGGCCAAGCAGGACTTGCAGGAAGTCGTGGACTTCCTGCGCCAGCCCGAGAAGTACCACCTGCTGGGCGCCCGCATTCCCCACGGTGTGCTGCTGGTCGGCCCCCCCGGCAGCGGCAAGACCCTGCTGGCCAAGGCCGTCGCCGGCGAAGCCAAAGTCCCCTACTTCAGCATCTCCGGCAGTGACTTCGTGGAGATGTTCGTGGGCGTCGGCGCCGCCCGCGTGCGTGACCTCTTCGAGCAGGCCCGCAAGTCCGCGCCCTGCATCGTCTTCATCGACGAGATCGACGCCGTGGGCAGAAAACGCGGCATGAACCTGCAAGGCGGCAACGACGAACGCGAACAGACCCTCAACCAGCTCTTGGTCGAGATGGACGGCTTTTCCAGTGGGCAGGAGGTCATCATCCTGGCCGCCACCAACCGCCCCGATGTGCTGGACGCCGCCTTGCTGCGTCCAGGCCGCTTCGACCGTCAGGTGGTGGTGGACGCCCCCGACGTGCGGGGGCGTGAACAGATCCTGCGTATTCACGCCCGCAAAAAACCGCTGGACGTGTCGGTGAATCTGGAGACGGTGGCCCGGAGGACAGCGGGGATGGTGGGGGCGGATCTGGAGAACCTGCTGAATGAAGCGGCGCTGCTGGCGGCCAGAGAGGGGCGCAATCGCATTACCGGGCGGGATGTGGACGAGGCCAGAGACCGGGTATTGATGGGGCCGGAGCGCCGCAGCCTGGTGGTCAAGGAGGCCGACCGCAAGGTCACCGCCTACCACGAGGTCGGTCACGCCCTGGCCGCTCAGCTTTTGCCACACGCCAACCGTGTGGCCAAACTGACGGTGGTGCCGCGTGGCCGCGCCGCCGGTTACATGCTGCCGGACGCCGAAGACCGCCTGCACGTCACCCGCCCGGCGCTGGACGACATGATCGCGGTGGCGCTGGCCGGGCGGGCCGCCGAGGAGGTCGTGTACGGCGAGGTGACCACTGGCGCGCAGAACGATTTCCAGCAGGCCACCGGCATTGCCCGGCGCATGGTGACTGAGTGGGGCATGTCGCCCGCCATCGGTAAGGTGGCGCTGGCCTCGGGTGACGAGGGCTACCTGGGGGGCGGGCCACAGCAGGCGCCGACCAGTGAAGCCACCGCCCGCGTCATCGACGAACAGGTGCGGGAAATCGTGGACAGTGCCTACGAGCGGGCCGTGCAACTCATGCGGCAACACCTGGACGACATGCACCGCATCGTGACCGTGCTGATGCAGCGCGAGACGCTGACGGGCGAGGAGTTCAGCACCCTGCTGGGGGGCGGGCAGGTGGCTGCGGCGCCCGCCTGA
- a CDS encoding YgfZ/GcvT domain-containing protein gives MWTLLPSSSLRVTGADRVDFIHGQMTNDLRRAPTPGMVPCAFLNVKGQIEFFARVYRRADDLYVHLAADEAEQLQARLKRYIIFDQVQLENLTGTLSTIHVWNAADLPGWDAAGADAQQFELAGQTVLGGRVNRTGQPGVDLHYLASHAGEVEAALTGPPRPLAELEAARIAAGIPDVSADHFQGVLPQEIGLDIGGQLPAISYKKGCYVGQEIMARLEARGNARHHLARLAGELIPFSEVVLDGKVVGQLGAVAGGLGLAKLRKEVADGQQVQCSAGTATVQLLNANV, from the coding sequence ATGTGGACTCTCCTTCCTTCCAGCAGTCTGCGCGTTACGGGCGCGGACCGCGTGGACTTCATTCACGGGCAGATGACGAACGACCTGCGCCGCGCCCCCACGCCCGGAATGGTGCCCTGCGCCTTCCTGAACGTGAAGGGCCAGATCGAATTCTTCGCCCGGGTGTACCGCCGCGCCGACGACCTTTACGTGCATCTGGCCGCTGATGAGGCCGAGCAGCTGCAGGCCCGCTTGAAGCGCTACATCATCTTCGATCAGGTGCAGCTGGAGAACCTGACCGGTACCCTGAGTACCATCCACGTCTGGAACGCTGCGGATTTGCCCGGCTGGGACGCCGCCGGCGCGGACGCGCAGCAGTTTGAACTGGCGGGCCAGACAGTGCTGGGTGGGCGCGTGAACCGCACCGGACAGCCCGGAGTGGATCTGCACTACCTGGCGAGCCACGCCGGCGAGGTCGAAGCCGCGCTGACGGGGCCGCCGCGCCCGCTGGCCGAACTGGAAGCGGCCCGCATCGCGGCAGGGATTCCCGACGTGAGCGCCGATCATTTTCAGGGCGTGTTGCCGCAGGAGATCGGGCTGGATATCGGGGGGCAGCTGCCGGCCATCAGTTATAAGAAGGGCTGCTACGTCGGGCAGGAGATCATGGCCCGCCTGGAAGCACGCGGCAACGCGCGTCACCACCTGGCCCGCCTGGCCGGGGAATTGATCCCCTTCAGCGAAGTGGTGCTTGACGGCAAAGTCGTGGGTCAACTGGGCGCCGTGGCGGGTGGCCTGGGCCTGGCGAAACTCCGCAAGGAAGTCGCGGATGGGCAGCAGGTGCAGTGCAGCGCGGGGACGGCCACGGTTCAACTTCTGAACGCGAATGTTTGA
- the hemA gene encoding glutamyl-tRNA reductase, translating into MILACPTAQHLLQHAQAEPAQLDFTVVGLNHQTAPVEIREQAAVRGGHEEAVLARLSQHAQEVMVLATCNRTEVYLAGLHTHPARLFEQAWGADLSEHLYIHRGLCAVRHLYRVASGLDSLVIGETQIQGQVKRAWQQAAHFQRTGTLLNKVAQGALAAGKRVRFETGMSDKVVSVSSAAVELATTALGGLAGRTALIIGAGETAELTMTHLRAAGIQDVIVVNRTVERAQQLADKLGGQACAQEYLQEVLPRADVLIASSAAPHYVLNGAGVQGALAARPLRPMVLIDISMPRNLDPDIAEVPGAYLYNLDDLTGIVARNLQSRHAAIPHAEAIIRESGADLLRWHLTREAQHARQSGPLVASA; encoded by the coding sequence GTGATCCTGGCCTGTCCCACCGCCCAGCACCTGCTTCAGCACGCCCAGGCGGAACCCGCCCAGCTGGATTTCACGGTGGTGGGCCTCAACCACCAGACCGCTCCGGTGGAAATCCGTGAACAGGCCGCCGTGCGGGGCGGGCACGAGGAAGCGGTGCTGGCGAGGCTCTCGCAGCACGCCCAGGAAGTCATGGTGCTGGCCACCTGCAACCGCACCGAAGTCTACCTGGCGGGCCTGCACACCCACCCCGCCCGGCTGTTCGAGCAGGCCTGGGGCGCCGATCTCAGCGAGCACCTGTACATTCACCGGGGCCTGTGTGCCGTCCGGCACCTGTACCGCGTCGCGTCCGGCCTGGACAGCCTGGTGATCGGCGAAACGCAGATTCAGGGGCAGGTGAAACGGGCCTGGCAGCAGGCCGCGCACTTTCAGCGCACCGGTACCCTGCTGAACAAGGTCGCGCAGGGGGCCCTGGCCGCCGGCAAACGCGTGCGGTTTGAGACGGGCATGAGCGATAAGGTCGTCAGCGTCAGCAGCGCCGCCGTGGAACTGGCCACCACTGCCTTGGGCGGCCTGGCGGGCCGCACCGCCCTGATCATCGGCGCGGGTGAAACCGCCGAACTGACCATGACGCACCTGCGGGCCGCCGGCATTCAGGACGTGATCGTGGTCAACCGCACGGTGGAACGCGCCCAGCAACTCGCCGACAAACTGGGTGGGCAGGCCTGCGCCCAGGAGTACCTGCAAGAGGTGCTGCCCCGCGCGGACGTGCTGATCGCCTCCAGTGCCGCGCCGCATTACGTCCTCAACGGCGCGGGCGTGCAGGGGGCGCTGGCGGCCCGCCCCCTGCGGCCGATGGTGCTGATCGACATCAGTATGCCCCGCAACCTCGACCCGGACATTGCCGAGGTGCCCGGCGCGTATCTGTACAACCTCGACGATCTGACCGGCATCGTTGCGCGCAACCTCCAGAGCCGCCACGCGGCCATTCCCCACGCTGAAGCGATCATCCGCGAAAGCGGCGCCGACCTGCTGCGCTGGCACCTGACCCGTGAAGCCCAGCACGCCCGCCAGAGCGGGCCGCTCGTGGCTTCTGCCTGA
- a CDS encoding DUF4384 domain-containing protein: MQTLKKIALVGPLVLGLSACTVTTRANVGLLGSSSNLIARVTPDKGEGATYLVGEPVRVSVTTRTAGYVTILALNQDRSANVLVRNAYVAAGTTTFPRAGDGVTFNAAPPAGTQSIRVIFTRPRPTTDLVLSGVYDSNRWNTTTTAYLTPYAAADRDVQETYIYIR; the protein is encoded by the coding sequence ATGCAAACCTTGAAAAAGATCGCGCTGGTCGGCCCGCTGGTGCTGGGCCTGAGTGCCTGCACCGTCACCACCCGCGCCAACGTGGGCCTGCTGGGCAGCAGCAGCAACCTGATCGCGCGGGTCACTCCGGACAAGGGTGAGGGAGCCACCTACCTCGTCGGTGAGCCGGTGCGCGTCAGTGTTACCACCCGCACCGCCGGGTACGTGACCATCCTGGCGCTGAACCAGGACCGCTCCGCCAACGTCCTGGTTCGCAACGCCTACGTGGCGGCGGGCACCACCACCTTCCCCCGTGCCGGCGACGGCGTGACCTTCAATGCCGCGCCGCCGGCCGGCACGCAGAGCATCCGCGTGATCTTCACCCGCCCGCGCCCCACCACCGACCTGGTGCTGTCCGGCGTGTACGACAGCAACCGCTGGAATACCACGACCACCGCCTACCTGACGCCCTATGCGGCGGCCGACCGGGACGTGCAGGAAACGTACATCTACATTCGCTGA
- the pdhA gene encoding pyruvate dehydrogenase (acetyl-transferring) E1 component subunit alpha codes for MARKSSTVTSTKDAVQGRESTETPAAFQAAEAAYNQAEASGELFQILAPDGTVVRPDLLPPAETRLHLYRQMRRARQFDERGWVLYRQGRLGVFPPFGGMEASQCGTAAALTKNDWLFPTYRDTGAALTLGLPIARTLAYWRTSPHGWAMPADLKVLPFYIPIATQYPQAVGAALAEKRQGTQNVAMAFIGDGGSSEGDFHEALNFAGALNAPCIFILQNNGWAISVPTTTQTKATNLSKRADGYGIPGVRVDGNDVLATWHVTDQAVKRARNNEGPTLIETVTYRVKAHTVADDPSRYRTEDEAKKWLEKDPVTRLEQHLLKEGILTEESHAALLKEVAEEFEAALTEADAYPDPTPAEILDHVFAEPTPQLLKQRAELLEEQA; via the coding sequence ATGGCCCGTAAATCCAGTACGGTTACATCCACCAAGGACGCGGTGCAAGGCCGCGAGTCCACCGAAACGCCCGCCGCCTTTCAGGCCGCCGAGGCCGCTTACAACCAGGCGGAAGCCAGCGGCGAGCTGTTCCAGATTCTGGCGCCGGACGGCACAGTGGTGCGCCCGGACCTGCTGCCGCCCGCCGAGACCCGGCTGCACCTGTACCGCCAGATGCGCCGCGCCCGGCAGTTCGACGAACGCGGCTGGGTGCTGTACCGCCAGGGTCGCCTGGGTGTCTTCCCGCCCTTCGGGGGCATGGAGGCCAGCCAGTGCGGTACGGCGGCGGCCCTCACGAAAAACGACTGGCTGTTTCCCACCTACCGCGACACCGGCGCGGCCCTGACGCTGGGCCTGCCGATTGCGCGCACGCTGGCCTACTGGCGCACCTCCCCCCACGGCTGGGCCATGCCCGCCGACCTGAAGGTGCTGCCCTTCTACATTCCCATTGCCACCCAGTACCCGCAGGCGGTGGGCGCAGCGCTGGCCGAGAAGCGCCAGGGCACGCAGAACGTCGCCATGGCCTTTATCGGGGACGGCGGCAGCAGCGAGGGGGATTTCCACGAGGCGCTGAACTTCGCGGGCGCGCTGAATGCGCCGTGCATTTTCATCCTGCAGAACAACGGCTGGGCCATCAGCGTGCCCACGACCACGCAGACGAAAGCCACCAACCTCAGCAAACGCGCCGACGGCTACGGCATTCCCGGCGTACGTGTCGACGGCAACGACGTGCTGGCGACCTGGCATGTAACTGACCAGGCCGTGAAGCGGGCCCGCAACAATGAAGGCCCGACCCTGATCGAGACCGTGACCTACCGTGTCAAGGCCCACACTGTGGCCGACGACCCCAGCCGCTACCGCACCGAGGACGAGGCGAAGAAATGGCTGGAGAAAGACCCGGTGACGCGCCTGGAGCAGCACCTGCTCAAGGAAGGCATCCTGACCGAGGAAAGCCACGCCGCCCTGCTGAAAGAAGTCGCCGAGGAATTCGAGGCCGCGCTGACCGAGGCCGACGCCTACCCGGACCCCACCCCCGCCGAGATTCTGGATCACGTGTTCGCCGAACCCACCCCGCAACTGCTGAAGCAGCGCGCCGAACTGCTGGAGGAACAGGCATGA
- a CDS encoding response regulator transcription factor: MEQRILLIEDNPDITRVVQYELEQAAYRVITAPDGITGLTSARENNPDLVILDLGLPDFDGAEIARRLRKTSSVPIIILTAMDAVDRKVNLLEAGADDYMTKPFHPEELVARVKVQLRHQQHGEVISIGALEIHPQKRLCSYNGQEVRLSPKEFDLLTFLARQPGRVYSRQEIEREVWNGELPSNSNVVDVHMANMRAKLRDLDGYGIIRTVRGIGYALKTP, from the coding sequence ATGGAACAGCGCATTCTGCTTATTGAAGACAATCCCGACATCACGCGGGTCGTGCAGTACGAACTGGAACAGGCGGCTTACCGCGTGATTACCGCCCCGGACGGCATCACCGGCCTGACCAGCGCCCGCGAGAACAACCCGGATCTGGTGATTCTGGATCTGGGCCTGCCGGATTTCGACGGGGCCGAAATTGCGCGTCGGCTGCGCAAAACCAGCAGCGTGCCGATCATCATCCTGACGGCCATGGACGCGGTCGACCGCAAAGTCAACTTGCTGGAGGCGGGCGCGGACGATTACATGACCAAGCCCTTTCACCCCGAGGAACTGGTGGCCCGTGTCAAGGTGCAACTCCGGCACCAGCAGCACGGCGAGGTGATCTCGATCGGGGCGCTGGAAATTCACCCGCAGAAACGCCTGTGCAGTTACAACGGCCAGGAAGTGCGGCTGAGTCCCAAGGAATTCGACCTGCTGACGTTCCTGGCCCGCCAGCCGGGGCGCGTGTACAGCCGCCAGGAAATCGAACGCGAAGTCTGGAACGGCGAGTTACCCAGCAACAGCAACGTGGTGGACGTGCACATGGCCAACATGCGGGCCAAACTGCGCGACCTCGACGGGTACGGCATCATTCGTACAGTGCGCGGAATCGGGTACGCCCTGAAAACCCCCTGA
- a CDS encoding transketolase C-terminal domain-containing protein has protein sequence MKTMTMVAAINNALDLALERDPDVCIFGEDVGVMGGVFRATDGLQQKHGVERVFDTPLAEAAIVGMGIGMGLAGLKPVAEIQFAGFLYPALDQILSHLGRYRHRTRSRYHLPMVVRAPYGGGVHTPEQHADSPEAILAHTPGVKVVIPSTPGDAKGLLLAAIADPDPVFFFESIKLYRSTKEEVPEDYYTLPIGKARVVTQGDDVTVICYGGMVEVAQKAAEAARNAGIGVEIIDLRTLVPLDLDTVLASVEKTGRAVIVTEAPRTAGFHSEIAANIAEEAIDFLQAPIVRVTGFDAPYPPFTAIEDVYRPNPLRVAKAIKKVMSH, from the coding sequence ATGAAGACCATGACCATGGTGGCCGCCATCAACAACGCCCTCGACCTGGCGCTTGAGCGTGACCCGGACGTGTGCATTTTCGGGGAGGACGTGGGCGTGATGGGCGGGGTGTTCCGCGCCACCGACGGCCTGCAACAGAAGCACGGCGTGGAGCGGGTGTTCGACACCCCGCTGGCCGAGGCCGCCATCGTGGGCATGGGCATCGGCATGGGGCTGGCCGGCCTGAAACCGGTCGCGGAAATTCAGTTTGCCGGCTTCCTGTACCCGGCGCTCGATCAGATCCTGTCTCACCTGGGGCGTTACCGTCACCGCACGCGCAGCCGCTACCACCTGCCCATGGTCGTTCGCGCACCTTATGGCGGCGGGGTGCACACGCCCGAGCAACACGCCGACAGCCCCGAGGCGATTCTGGCCCACACGCCCGGCGTGAAGGTCGTGATTCCCAGCACGCCGGGCGACGCCAAGGGGCTGCTGCTGGCCGCCATCGCCGACCCGGATCCGGTGTTCTTCTTCGAGAGCATCAAGCTCTACCGCTCCACGAAAGAGGAAGTGCCGGAGGACTACTACACCCTGCCCATCGGGAAAGCCCGCGTGGTGACGCAGGGCGACGACGTGACGGTGATCTGCTACGGCGGCATGGTGGAAGTCGCGCAGAAGGCTGCCGAGGCCGCCCGCAATGCCGGCATCGGCGTGGAGATCATCGACCTGCGCACGCTGGTGCCCCTCGACCTGGACACCGTGCTGGCCAGCGTCGAGAAGACGGGCCGCGCAGTCATCGTCACCGAGGCGCCCCGCACCGCCGGATTCCACAGTGAAATCGCCGCGAACATTGCCGAGGAAGCCATCGACTTCCTGCAGGCGCCCATCGTGCGCGTCACCGGTTTCGACGCCCCGTACCCGCCCTTTACCGCCATCGAGGACGTGTACCGCCCCAACCCCCTGCGCGTGGCCAAAGCCATCAAGAAAGTCATGAGCCACTGA
- a CDS encoding DUF3006 domain-containing protein, whose amino-acid sequence MKERAAPEYWVLDGLEDTPQGCWARLERADGKMIVLPASVLPDHIREGDVLQVVAGPDGDVLRPAPEETARHREAAQERLSALNGPTPTGDIDL is encoded by the coding sequence ATGAAAGAACGAGCCGCTCCTGAATACTGGGTGCTGGACGGCCTGGAAGACACCCCGCAGGGCTGCTGGGCCCGGCTGGAGCGGGCCGACGGGAAAATGATCGTCCTCCCCGCATCCGTGCTGCCCGACCACATCCGCGAGGGGGACGTGTTGCAAGTCGTGGCCGGCCCGGACGGAGACGTCTTGCGGCCCGCTCCCGAGGAAACCGCCCGACACCGTGAGGCCGCGCAGGAACGCCTGAGCGCCCTGAATGGGCCTACCCCAACGGGAGACATCGACCTGTGA
- a CDS encoding uroporphyrinogen-III synthase — MNERTSLPDLTGCRLSVTHSGGGADQLIQTFSTLGATVHHIPLIEFEWLKEAPRLQDLQDVQWLVLTSPQGVKALSSALNGHDVPAGIQWAAVGESTARALREAGWPVHFTPSQATGTSLGQELPLSAGGKVLHVTSNLSKDDLSAALHARGASYERLVLYRTLPHTPSHAETAQLLASHLVTLASSSAAQHFATLGGQQVPVVVMGQQTAGTARELGFQTVLVARRPTLEALEDVVFQFLTRPRM, encoded by the coding sequence GTGAACGAGAGAACGTCACTTCCTGATCTGACGGGCTGCCGCCTCAGCGTCACGCACTCCGGTGGTGGGGCAGACCAGCTTATTCAGACCTTCTCGACATTAGGGGCCACCGTTCACCACATTCCCCTGATCGAATTCGAGTGGCTGAAAGAAGCGCCGCGATTGCAGGACTTGCAGGACGTGCAGTGGCTGGTGCTGACCAGTCCGCAGGGTGTCAAGGCACTCAGCAGCGCCCTGAACGGCCATGACGTGCCGGCAGGCATTCAGTGGGCGGCGGTCGGGGAATCCACCGCCCGTGCCCTGCGCGAGGCTGGATGGCCCGTTCATTTCACGCCCTCGCAGGCCACTGGAACGTCGCTGGGCCAGGAACTCCCGCTGAGCGCAGGAGGCAAAGTGCTGCACGTCACCTCCAACCTCTCCAAAGATGACCTGTCGGCAGCCCTGCACGCTCGTGGGGCCAGCTACGAACGGCTGGTGCTGTACCGCACGCTGCCACATACACCCAGCCACGCCGAAACCGCGCAGCTTCTCGCCTCGCACCTGGTGACGCTGGCTTCCAGCTCTGCCGCGCAGCACTTCGCCACGCTGGGCGGACAGCAGGTGCCCGTGGTCGTGATGGGCCAGCAGACCGCTGGAACGGCACGGGAACTCGGTTTTCAGACTGTCCTGGTCGCCCGGCGGCCCACGCTGGAAGCCCTGGAAGACGTAGTTTTTCAGTTCCTGACCCGGCCCCGCATGTGA
- a CDS encoding NAD(P)/FAD-dependent oxidoreductase → MSDIIVVGAGLAGLCAARTLQRAGRRVRVLEKTGHLGGRVWTRQHHGYTMDAGFLGMFTAYPAAQRQLDYGALKLVPLLPSAVLRQEGGRAEIVGDPRRDLGALPGDLTAQALTLRDRLLAGKLVAELLTQAPHVWLNGPSQPTREFLLEYGFSPRSLERFFTPFFGGLVLDRALMTCSGLFKYYFSLLVRGDVAIPAGGMSEIPRQLARELEVQLETVVSRIDACEEGVTIHTDQGSLQAGTVIVATDPPTAARLLGEGHAPARPIDRGSLGSTYLHYGVDRQLERQPRLQLNALPDGHLNQVFWTGQVFPGRVPAGHDLLIASLWGIPDGTDTDLDTRTRAELRVWLGDRVNQLNLLHVERIRHTQYPQPAGYAHTLPGQSGGHPRLYLASEVTSLSGIQGALESGEKAAAAILGDVQVLSRPRGA, encoded by the coding sequence ATGTCAGACATCATCGTGGTGGGGGCCGGCCTGGCGGGACTGTGCGCGGCCCGCACGTTGCAGCGGGCCGGCCGGCGGGTGCGCGTGCTGGAGAAGACCGGGCACCTGGGTGGGCGCGTCTGGACACGCCAGCACCACGGGTACACCATGGACGCCGGGTTTCTGGGCATGTTCACGGCCTACCCGGCGGCGCAGCGCCAGCTGGATTACGGGGCGCTGAAGCTGGTGCCGCTGCTTCCCTCGGCAGTGCTGCGCCAGGAGGGTGGGAGGGCCGAGATCGTGGGCGACCCCCGGCGGGATCTGGGCGCCTTACCGGGTGACCTGACGGCCCAGGCGCTGACCCTGCGTGACCGGCTGCTGGCCGGCAAACTGGTGGCCGAACTGCTCACGCAGGCCCCGCACGTGTGGCTCAACGGCCCCTCGCAGCCCACGCGGGAATTCTTGCTGGAGTACGGCTTCTCGCCGCGTTCGCTGGAGCGCTTCTTCACCCCATTTTTCGGGGGGCTGGTGCTTGACCGCGCACTGATGACCTGTTCGGGGCTGTTCAAGTATTACTTCAGCCTCCTGGTGCGCGGTGACGTGGCCATTCCGGCGGGCGGCATGAGCGAGATTCCGCGTCAGCTGGCACGGGAACTGGAAGTGCAACTCGAGACGGTGGTCAGCAGGATCGACGCCTGCGAGGAGGGCGTCACCATTCACACCGATCAGGGAAGCCTGCAAGCCGGCACCGTCATCGTCGCCACCGATCCGCCCACCGCCGCCCGGCTGCTGGGCGAGGGTCACGCGCCCGCCCGGCCCATCGACCGGGGCAGCCTGGGCAGCACCTACCTGCACTACGGGGTAGACCGGCAGCTGGAGCGTCAGCCGCGCCTGCAACTGAACGCCCTGCCGGACGGTCACCTCAATCAGGTGTTCTGGACCGGGCAGGTGTTCCCTGGCCGCGTGCCCGCCGGGCATGACCTGCTGATCGCCTCGCTGTGGGGCATTCCCGACGGTACAGACACTGACCTGGACACCCGGACCCGCGCCGAGCTGCGCGTCTGGCTGGGCGACCGCGTCAACCAGCTGAACCTGCTGCACGTCGAGCGTATCCGCCACACCCAGTACCCGCAGCCCGCCGGGTACGCCCACACGCTCCCCGGCCAGTCTGGCGGCCATCCCCGGCTGTACCTCGCGTCCGAGGTCACATCGCTGAGTGGCATTCAGGGTGCCCTGGAAAGCGGCGAGAAAGCAGCCGCAGCCATTCTGGGCGACGTGCAGGTGCTCAGCCGCCCACGCGGGGCCTGA
- a CDS encoding ComEC/Rec2 family competence protein: MSRPPEKPRKTAKKSRPSSTKRPAERRAERRTTGADLLALLVVGITIALAACNRNDRRTPPEPDLAGSLTVRFLDVGQGDAVLIRSPEGKTLLVDGGRSTTRMAEHMRKYQIDKIDLMVATHADADHIAGLVEAAGAKPTYFINNGLAGTTQTWERLVSALQSAGTTFQKANNQVFNLGSARVSIIAPPAGMGDDQNENSVGVRVDFGKFHALMTGDSEKPETTAWLSQNRPEIEGPIQVYKSIHHGAANGDHQAWLTRVRPQNVVISVGSNTYGHPTQTALDLYAANGVNIYRTDELGTVTFTGKADGTYKVNTER; this comes from the coding sequence GTGAGCCGCCCACCCGAAAAGCCCCGCAAAACAGCGAAGAAAAGCAGGCCGAGCAGCACAAAACGCCCCGCTGAACGCCGTGCAGAACGCCGGACGACGGGCGCTGACCTGCTGGCCCTGCTGGTGGTGGGCATCACGATCGCCCTGGCTGCCTGCAACCGCAACGACCGGCGCACACCACCTGAGCCGGATCTGGCCGGCAGCCTCACCGTGCGTTTTCTGGATGTCGGGCAGGGAGACGCCGTGCTGATCCGCAGTCCCGAGGGCAAAACGCTGCTGGTCGACGGTGGGCGCAGCACCACGCGCATGGCCGAGCACATGCGCAAGTACCAGATCGACAAGATCGACCTGATGGTCGCCACTCACGCCGACGCCGACCACATCGCCGGACTGGTCGAGGCGGCGGGGGCGAAGCCCACTTATTTCATCAACAACGGTCTGGCCGGCACCACCCAGACGTGGGAGCGGCTGGTCAGCGCCCTGCAAAGCGCCGGCACCACTTTTCAGAAAGCGAACAATCAGGTGTTCAACCTGGGCAGCGCCAGGGTCAGCATCATCGCCCCGCCCGCCGGCATGGGCGACGACCAGAACGAGAACAGCGTCGGCGTGCGCGTCGACTTCGGGAAATTCCACGCCCTGATGACCGGCGACTCCGAGAAACCCGAAACGACCGCCTGGTTAAGCCAGAACCGGCCCGAAATCGAAGGCCCCATTCAGGTGTACAAGAGCATCCACCACGGCGCGGCCAATGGCGACCACCAGGCCTGGCTGACCCGCGTCCGCCCGCAGAATGTGGTGATCAGCGTCGGCTCGAACACCTACGGCCACCCCACCCAGACCGCCCTCGACCTGTACGCCGCCAACGGCGTGAACATCTACCGCACCGACGAACTCGGTACCGTTACCTTTACCGGCAAGGCGGACGGCACGTACAAGGTCAATACCGAACGGTAA